One stretch of Anguilla anguilla isolate fAngAng1 chromosome 5, fAngAng1.pri, whole genome shotgun sequence DNA includes these proteins:
- the trim2a gene encoding tripartite motif-containing protein 2 — translation MASDGSSIPSPVVRQIDKQFLICSICLDRYDNPKVLPCLHTFCESCLQNYIPAHSLTLSCPVCRQTSILPEKGVSALQNNFFITNLMDVLQRSPDSSSDDGTVLETGAAVPTGQPLSCPNHGGNVMEFYCPPCETAMCEECTGGEHAEHPTVPLKDVVEQHKASLQDQLDAVKNRLPEIDSALQVLSEILQQLTNQKSSIEEDIHAAFDELQKTLNVRKSVLLMELEVNYGLKQKVLQAQLDTLLKGQDSINSSCNFTEQALSHGTEAEVLLVRKQMSERLGELASQDYPLQPEENDQLDFLIETEGLKKSIHNLGTIVTTNAIAYETVASGEGLRQCVVGLPTSVTITTKDKDGELCKTGSASLTAEICTPDGSVADGEILDNKNGTYEYLYTVHKEGSFTLSLRLYDQHIKGSPFRLKVCKSADASPTSDGAKKRLKSPGSCHVKQKAIKRPASMYSTGKRKENPIEDDLIFRIGTKGRNKGEFTNLQGVAASSVGKILIADSNNQCVQIFSNDGQFKNRFGVRGRSPGQLQRPTGVAVHPNGDIIIADYDNKWVSIFSSDGKFKSKIGSGKLMGPKGVSVDRNGHIIVVDNKSCCVFIFQPNGKLVTKFGSRGNGDKQFAGPHFAAVNSNNEIIVTDFHNHSVKVFNSDGEFQLKFGSNGEGNGQFNAPTGVAVDANGNIIVADWGNSRIQVFDGSGSFLSYINTSADPLYGPQGLALTSDGHVVVADSGNHCFKVYRYLQ, via the exons ATGGCCAGTGACGGCTCCAGTATCCCCAGCCCTGTGGTGCGTCAGATTGACAAGCAGTTCCTGATCTGTAGCATCTGCCTGGATCGCTACGACAACCCCAAAGTTCTTCCTTGCCTGCATACCTTCTGCGAGAG CTGCCTACAGAACTACATTCCGGCGCACAGCCTGACGTTGTCGTGCCCCGTGTGCCGCCAGACGTCCATCCTGCCGGAGAAGGGCGTGTCCGCGCTGCAGAACAACTTCTTCATCACCAACCTGATGGACGTGCTGCAGAGGTCTCCCGACAGCAGCAGCGATGACGGCACCGTGCTGGAGACGGGCGCGGCCGTGCCCACCGGGCAGCCCCTGTCCTGCCCCAACCACGGAGGCAAT GTGATGGAGTTCTACTGCCCCCCGTGTGAGACAGCCATGTGTGAGGAGTGCACTGGGGGGGAGCACGCAGAGCACCCCACCGTCCCGCTCAAAGACGTGGTGGAGCAGCACAAGGCCTCTCTACAGGACCAGCTAGATGCTGTCAAAAACAG GCTACCAGAGATCGACTCGGCCCTGCAGGTCCTGTCGGAGatcctgcagcagctgaccaatcagaagtcGTCCATTGAGGAGGACATCCACGCCGCTTTCGACGAGCTGCAGAAGACGCTCAACGTGCGCAAGAGCGTGCTGCTCATGGAGCTGGAGGTCAACTACGGTCTCAAGCAGAAG GTGCTCCAGGCGCAGCTGGACACTCTGCTGAAGGGGCAGGACAGCATCAACAGCAGCTGCAACTTCACGGAGCAGGCGCTGAGTCACGGCACCGAGGCCGAGGTCCTGCTGGTGCGCAAGCAGATGAGCGAGCGCCTGGGCGAGCTGGCCAGCCAGGACTACCCGCTGCAGCCCGAGGAGAACGACCAGCTGGACTTCCTCATCGAGACCGAGGGCCTCAAGAAGTCCATCCACAACCTGGGCACCATCGTCACCACCAACGCCATCGCCTACGAGACGGTGGCCAGCGGCGAGGGCCTGCGCCAGTGCGTGGTGGGCCTGCCCACCTCCGTCACCATAACGACCAAGGACAAGGACGGCGAGCTGTGCAAGACGGGCAGCGCCAGCCTGACGGCGGAGATCTGCACGCCGGACGGGAGCGTGGCCGACGGCGAGATCCTGGACAACAAGAACGGGACGTACGAGTACCTGTACACCGTGCACAAGGAGGGCAGCTTCACCCTCTCCCTGCGCCTCTACGACCAGCACATCAAGGGCAGCCCCTTCCGGCTCAAGGTCTGCAAGTCCGCCGACGCCTCGCCCACCTCCGACGGCGCCAAGAAGCGGCTCAAGTCGCCGGGCAGCTGCCACGTCAAGCAGAAGGCCATCAAGCGCCCGGCCAGCATGTACAGCACCGGCAAGAGGAAAGAGAACCCCATCGAGGACGACCTCATCTTCAGAATCG GAACTAAGGGAAGAAATAAGGGAGAATTCACCAATCTCCAGGGCGTGGCAGCATCTTCAGTTGGAAAGATTTTGATAGCAGACAGTAACAATCAATGTGTTCAG ATTTTCTCTAATGACGGCCAGTTTAAGAACCGTTTTGGGGTGCGAGGCCGGTCTCCCGGGCAACTGCAGCGACCCACGGGAGTTGCTGTCCACCCGAatggtgacatcatcatcgCTGACTACGACAACAAGTGGGTCAGCATATTCTCCAGCGATGGGAAATTCAAG TCCAAGATCGGCTCGGGCAAGCTGATGGGCCCGAAGGGCGTGTCCGTGGACCGTAACGGGCACATCATCGTGGTGGACAACAAGTCCTGCTGCGTCTTCATCTTCCAGCCCAACGGCAAGCTGGTCACCAAGTTCGGGAGTCGCGGAAACGGGGACAAGCAGTTTGCAG gccCTCACTTTGCTGCTGTGAACAGCAACAATGAAATCATTGTTACGGACTTCCACAACCACTCTGTGAAG GTTTTTAACTCGGACGGAGAGTTCCAGCTGAAGTTCGGGTCCAACGGCGAGGGGAACGGGCAGTTCAACGCCCCCACGGGGGTGGCGGTCGACGCCAACGGCAACATCATCGTGGCGGATTGGGGCAACAGTCGGATACAG GTGTTTGATGGCAGCGGGTCCTTCCTCTCCTACATCAACACGTCAGCGGACCCCCTCTATGGGCCCCAGGGCCTGGCGCTCACCTCGGACGGCCACGTGGTGGTCGCCGATTCGgggaaccactgctttaaagTGTACCGCTACCTTCAGTGA